TCTATAGTGGGTGGAGCGGCGTTATGATTTCTTCCGGCTCGAGGTAGACGAACagcattcagaatttcagatcgTCCAGGTTGCAAGCAACCACCAGGATGGCGATTATTTCTTCTCGTGTCTTGAGCTGAAAATTTTCTCAACGCCGCACTGGTCCATCACTCCAAGGTCAGTGCTTTTTTATTTACtctatatattaatatgaatattGTTCCAGCAAAGATTAATGAATTAACGACAAAAAAAGGAAGCTTTACAAGACCATTTTGAAGGCAATGCAGATCATAGTGGTACTGGTAGAGAAACGCCCAGGAATTTTCGGCTATCTCTATAAGATGATAGACTAGACGATCTAAATTAGAAGCCTCAcattttctaattatatttgatattaggttatTCTCTAATATTCACGCGTATTTTACAGCAGTACTGCTAAACTGCAACGTAACGCAGTTCAGAAACAAGAAAGAACTCCACTGTGAGCAGTGACTACTCCCCAGCAATGACACGTTCTCCCAGAGAGCCAATTAAAATACCCTTTGCTACTAATTGAGCACTAATTAATCATTAGGTGGCCTAATCAACAGCTGGAGGAGGACACCCCCTCGAGCTCGTGATATCCGAGGCCACTCACTTCACTTCCTACACAATCTTGCACTTTAGTCCTTCGTGTCAGGACGATATTTCATCTCCGTATCTGGCTAGTATAGCTAGTAAACGCGCAAAGAGATTTCAGAATATTTCGCCAGCCGCCAGCAGCAAGCTCAGCTCAGGAAGAGGAGAGGCGAAACCAAGAAGAGTGTGCTGGCGACTGCCCCCAATGCCTCTTGCATCCTCACTCCACTCGCTCAAGAGGGAGAGTGAGTGAGAGAGGAGCTCGAGGAATCTTAGCTCTTCTTCAGCGTTGATCTGGTTTTCGCCTTGCAAAGGTAATGGGCGTTTCTTGATTCATTCTTCAGAAGGTTTTTCAGTTCATGGGAGATGTTGTTCTTGGCTGGCTGTGTTCTTGAGGTGGTTGGTTGGGGATTTGGGTTGGGGTGATTGAGATTGGATTGGTTTTGCGGGTGGAGTCTGGAGAGGGACAACTCTTCTTTGGAGGAAGCTGTTTATGTGTTTCCTCAAGAGCTCCCAGTGGGACTTGTATTGGCTGGATTTGCTGCAGATGCGAGAGTGCTGTGGAGTTTTTGGACAGGAAGAGTTTTGGCTGTTTGGTGGAGGGATTTGACTGGCATTCATGTGGACATGTTCATCTTTCTCTCAGATTTTGTTTAACAGATTCGAGGTTTCCTTGGATGCAAGAAATGCATTGCACTGTATTTATATGAGAAAAGAAACAGTTTGCgcttaaaaaaggaaaaaaaaaagaacagtttTTTTAATCCTTCCTGATAATATAGGGTGGATATTCAGTAGATTAAGTAGATCTTTTTTTTAGTTAGGCATATTGTGTTCTTCCTCTTAAACTTGTCTTGCCTACTAGGCTACTAATATGGAGTTTATAGTAGTTGCCTTTTATGGTTCTAAGATTAGGGATGACGCCACTGCGCCCACCTTTTCCTTTACTGATGAGGGCATCATTTCAACATTTCTTCTATTGTCTATCTCGTTTTGCATCCCAGCATCCAGTTTGTTACCCCAATTTCTCTTGGTTAGTTATTTTAGTATCATTCCCTGCTCAAACTGCTTGTATGCTTGTGTATGACTGTAGATTTCTACCTTTATAAGATACAGAAGGGTGGGTGGATCTTAAGATTGATCCACCTTTTTCATTGCAGTGTACTAGTAGAAATTATTTGCTTGGTGGCAAAACAAAAGAAGGCGGTAATCCTTTcctgcagcaaaaaaaaaaaatgattctttGAATAGTGCTACGGACCTAAACATCTAATAATGTATAATGGTTTGATGACATGCAGGTTTTATCTATGGGAAATCGTTCTCGACAACGAGTAGCTAAGGAAGCAATGCAATCTATCAATGAGGAGGCAGACAGTCCTAGCAGGGAAGTGCAACCGGGCAGACACCACATGTTGAAATGCCCAGATGGAAAACCAGAACTGCACCTCGAGCAGATTCCAAATTTCCATTGCAAAAGTTTGCCTTCAAGCCGACGTGAGGCATACCAAGATGATAGCATCATGCACAAGCGCGGCTCTATGTACCAGAGTTCTAGTGATGTTAGCAGACTGAGGAAACTCCaagaaggaaggaggaaaaTAGATTCTGCACTCAGTAGAGATTCATTTATGTCCTTTGAGATTGTGGACTCATCCTCTCAGCCTAGCACAAGTGGACCTTACTTATCGCGGCAACAGAGCCGTTCGTGCAAACCGAGTTCTTCCATAGATGCAAGTAGTAAAGTTCAACAGGCTACCAGGGAGTTCCTTAGTCTTTCATTGCGTGAGCTTCCTGATGAACATTCAAGACTTGGGAGGCCACGCAAGGACTGCAATCTGCTGAAAGATTGTGCAGGAGATGATTTCCTGGAGATATCTCTTGATGAAGACACCAGCAAAAGTGTCCACACGAGACAGATAGAAGGAACCTGTAGCAAAGATGCAAGATCGAATTGCCAACATTCGGTTGATGTTTATTCTGATGGGAGTAAGCATGGTGAAGGTGACCTAGTAAATAAACTGCCCAAGTCCTTGTCAACAAAGGTTGGTGTTTTTGATGCTACATGTCCACCAGAGAGTACTCATGGTGCTAACAGCACCACAAAAGCTCGATCTAGTCCATTCAAGAAAATTCTGGATCCTATCATGAAGTCCAAGTCTCTTAGGAATCCGTCTCTTATGGAAAAGGAAGATGCCAAACATAGTAGCCTGCTGGTTGAAGGAAAAGGCCGTGTATTGCGGAAATCTTTGTTGAGCGGTATCTCAAGGACTGAACAAAGCCTCACACCTAATTGCCAGCAAAGTAAGGAAGCTCAAGTTTTGACGGTTACTTCATCACCAACTCATCTTCATGCGGTTCTTAAACTGGATCCCACTAATGATTCTTTTGGTTTTGAGTTCTGTACCAAGGGCCCAGAAGAATCCATTTATGCTAACATTTGGAAAGCCGGAAACGAATTGAATTGGATTTACACTTTCCATAGCACAGGGAAGCGAACAAGTACTGTTGGAAAGACCCCAAAGGATAGACGGGGATGTTTGCCTCCAATTGTAGGCCAAATGCATGTGTCTTCCTATTTGTACTCTGAAGTTGGACAAAATGGTGTTCTGAATAACTCAGCCATCAGTGAGTTTGTCTTGTACGATATTGCTCATGCGAGACGAAGTTCTGCTGTTGAAAGAATTCAATGTACAGATTCCAGCAAACCAAAATTCTGCAGTGCTGTAAATAATTCGATATCTAGGGGTTCTCTAGAGAGGAATAATCTGATGGAGCGGCAAAATAATACAAGGAATAACTCGGATGCATCAACATCTAGTCTTTGGTCCCGAGAAGATCTCCATCCTCATTTGGAGGTTGCTGCTATTGTAATCCAAGTGCCGTTCCACAAAACCCAATCCAAAGAATTGAAAGACGGCTCATCATCCGGTACCATTAAAGTGGCTGCAGCAGGCGGGGCACATGGTTTACCGAGGGATGATGAAAGCAGCCCATCACCTCTACTTGACCGCCTGAAGACTGGTGGAGGTTGCGATTGTGGTGGATGGGATATGTCTTGCCCAATTGTTGTCCTtgacaatgcatatgatagtcATTGGGTTGATTCAGTGATGACTGAAAGCAAGCATCCTATGGAACTACCTTTTCAGGTACGCCTTATAATTTTTCTCCTTGTTATACTTTTACTGCAAACACAATTAAGGCGGTAAGTTCCTGCATTCAGATCATGACCTTAGTATGTCTGAATATTCATGAATTAGCAGTgccataatattttttatagatgTAGTTGAAGATCATGTTGTTAAATCCTCCCTTAAAAGTACTGGAGAAATATACTACATCTTTACTTATAGACACGGCAGTTTACATGCTTTAGTAACAAACGTTACTGATTAGTGCTCTCCAAACATTGAAACAGGGTAAC
Above is a window of Oryza sativa Japonica Group chromosome 10, ASM3414082v1 DNA encoding:
- the LOC4349317 gene encoding uncharacterized protein, producing the protein MGNRSRQRVAKEAMQSINEEADSPSREVQPGRHHMLKCPDGKPELHLEQIPNFHCKSLPSSRREAYQDDSIMHKRGSMYQSSSDVSRLRKLQEGRRKIDSALSRDSFMSFEIVDSSSQPSTSGPYLSRQQSRSCKPSSSIDASSKVQQATREFLSLSLRELPDEHSRLGRPRKDCNLLKDCAGDDFLEISLDEDTSKSVHTRQIEGTCSKDARSNCQHSVDVYSDGSKHGEGDLVNKLPKSLSTKVGVFDATCPPESTHGANSTTKARSSPFKKILDPIMKSKSLRNPSLMEKEDAKHSSLLVEGKGRVLRKSLLSGISRTEQSLTPNCQQSKEAQVLTVTSSPTHLHAVLKLDPTNDSFGFEFCTKGPEESIYANIWKAGNELNWIYTFHSTGKRTSTVGKTPKDRRGCLPPIVGQMHVSSYLYSEVGQNGVLNNSAISEFVLYDIAHARRSSAVERIQCTDSSKPKFCSAVNNSISRGSLERNNLMERQNNTRNNSDASTSSLWSREDLHPHLEVAAIVIQVPFHKTQSKELKDGSSSGTIKVAAAGGAHGLPRDDESSPSPLLDRLKTGGGCDCGGWDMSCPIVVLDNAYDSHWVDSVMTESKHPMELPFQGNKEALPAISMKAVGNGHFSVDFHARLSALQAFSVCICLLHCSEVSSAIGIEKFKHKLYSSSLKMLLKDEVKQLIESVTTKENKKKKTKRRKEKTPPSIVLDPPFSPMGRV